The following coding sequences are from one Triticum dicoccoides isolate Atlit2015 ecotype Zavitan chromosome 4A, WEW_v2.0, whole genome shotgun sequence window:
- the LOC119290043 gene encoding LRR receptor-like serine/threonine-protein kinase GSO1, producing MHRSTAIAKLALLLLATAAVSCGFFVVAHAHARKSCWPRERDALLALKQGINDTDGVLASWQKLRHDCCGWTGVACSNETGHVTELHSGLSWLFGQISPSLLSLQHLEYLDLSTTSLLGPNGSSVFPDFLSSLHNLRHLDLAGTLYSGRVPARLSNLSNLEYLDLSGTSLHGRAQFLFSYKNLIRLDLSNTLFSGTLPPQLGKLSKLEYLDLTSTLFSGTLPPQLGNLSNLRHLDLSYMQNIHTADVSWLTHLHFLEYLDMSDINLGTADVFPVANTIPTLKDLILSNCSLPNANQPLTHLNLTKLERLDLYGNYLGHRIDTSWFWNITGITGLDLDETYLYGPFPDALGGMTSLQFLSFANNGNSATIMVDMKNLCDLELLRLDGSLAFGNITEFLRKLPQCSSNKFLSVYSNHNNMTGMLPDMVGHLTNLQDLSLSNNSITGAIPSGLRNLTSLYGLDLTLNQLTGQIPMLPRNLTRLAISMNSLSGPLPLDFGAPDLTDLNLFSNCLTGHVPRAICELKNLSLLDLSNNLFEGEFPWCSAMPSMEFLILSNNNLSGNFPSWIQNSSQLVFLDLAVNKFYGTLPMWIGELVNLRFLLLNHNMFYGDIPANITNLIQLQYFSLASNNISGSIPSSLSRLIAMTLEHPQRWTRWYVQEVINKDILSVVMKRQNMKYDIYRINEMYGIDISLNHLTGGIPDEITSLNGLFTLNLSWNHLSGKIPTNTGDMKSLESLDLSRNNLSSENPTSLSDLTYLSSLDLSYNNLVGRIPTGRQLDTLYAENPSMYSGNNGLCGPPLKKNCPGNNALEHGDQQRRENGYDPVVFFYFGLTAGFVAGLWIVFCALLFKRAWRSAYFGLFDKLHDNVYVFIVVTWGMITSKTTTS from the coding sequence ATGCATCGCTCAACCGCCATTGCCAAGCTCGCCTTGCTCCTCCTCGCGACTGCAGCCGTGTCCTGCGGCTTCTTCGTCGTCGCCCATGCGCATGCGCGGAAGAGCTGCTGGCCTCGCGAGAGGGACGCGTTGCTGGCCTTGAAGCAGGGCATCAACGACACGGATGGCGTCCTCGCCTCGTGGCAAAAACTGCGCCATGACTGCTGCGGCTGGACGGGCGTCGCCTGCAGCAACGAAACCGGCCATGTCACCGAGCTTCACAGCGGTCTCAGCTGGTTGTTCGGCCAGATAAGTCCTTCCTTGCTTTCTCTCCAGCATCTCGAGTACCTGGATCTCAGCACCACCTCCCTACTTGGACCAAACGGCAGCAGTGTATTCCCAGATTTCTTGTCTTCTTTGCACAACTTGAGACATCTCGATCTCGCCGGCACGCTATACTCTGGTAGAGTTCCTGCTCGGCTTTCCAACCTTTCAAATTTGGAGTATCTCGATCTTAGTGGGACATCCCTGCATGGTCGTGCTCAGTTCCTGTTTTCTTACAAAAACTTGATACGTCTCGATCTCTCCAACACGCTCTTTTCCGGTACACTGCCGCCTCAGCTAGGCAAACTTTCAAAGTTGGAGTATCTCGATCTCACCAGCACGCTCTTTTCCGGTACACTGCCGCCTCAGCTAGGCAATCTTTCAAACTTGCGACACCTTGACCTCAGTTATATGCAAAATATACACACAGCAGATGTCTCATGGTTAACTCATCTGCATTTCCTGGAATATCTTGACATGAGTGACATAAATCTCGGCACCGCCGACGTGTTCCCTGTGGCCAACACAATCCCAACTCTCAAGGACCTCATTCTTAGTAACTGTTCGCTTCCAAACGCCAACCAGCCGCTCACACACCTAAACCTCACAAAACTTGAGCGACTTGATCTCTACGGCAACTATCTAGGCCATCGAATTGATACGAGTTGGTTTTGGAACATAACAGGCATCACAGGGCTAGACCTTGATGAAACCTATCTCTATGGTCCATTCCCTGACGCCCTAGGAGGTATGACATCCCTCCAATTCCTATCCTTTGCCAATAACGGCAATTCAGCCACAATAATGGTGGACATGAAAAATCTCTGTGATTTAGAGCTCCTACGGCTTGATGGAAGTCTCGCGTTTGGGAACATAACAGAGTTTTTAAGGAAACTGCCACAATGCTCGTCCAACAAATTCCTCTCTGTGTATTCGAACCACAACAATATGACAGGAATGCTGCCAGATATGGTTGGGCACTTGACCAACTTACAAGATCTTTCCCTTTCTAACAACAGCATTACTGGAGCTATACCATCGGGGTTAAGGAATCTTACTAGTTTGTATGGCCTCGATCTCACTTTGAACCAGCTAACTGGCCAGATACCAATGTTACCGAGAAACCTCACTCGATTGGCCATCTCCATGAACTCCTTGTCAGGACCTTTGCCGTTAGATTTTGGAGCTCCAGATCTTACAGACCTAAATCTCTTCTCCAATTGCCTTACTGGTCATGTTCCTAGGGCTATTTGTGAATTGAAAAACCTTAGTTTGTTGGATCTATCCAATAATCTCTTTGAgggagaatttccatggtgttctgCGATGCCAAGCATGGAATTTCTGATCTTAAGTAACAATAACTTGTCTGGAAATTTTCCATCTTGGATTCAGAACAGCTCACAATTAGTTTTCCTTGATCTTGCGGTGAACAAGTTCTATGGAACGTTACCCATGTGGATTGGAGAATTGGTGAACTTGAGATTTTTGCTGCTAAACCATAACATGTTTTATGGGGATATTCCAGCCAACATCACAAATCTTATACAACTTCAGTACTTCAGTTTAGCAAGCAACAATATCTCAGGATCAATTCCATCGTCCTTGTCAAGATTAATAGCAATGACACTAGAACATCCACAGCGTTGGACTCGCTGGTATGTTCAAGAGGTCATAAACAAGGACATTTTGTCTGTGGTGATGAAGCGGCAAAATATGAAGTATGACATATATAGAATTAACGAGATGTACGGCATTGACATTTCACTCAACCACTTAACAGGTGGAATTCCAGATGAGATAACTTCTCTTAATGGATTGTTTACTTTGAATTTATCATGGAATCACCTGAGCGGGAAAATTCCTACGAACACTGGGGATATGAAATCACTAGAATCACTCGACTTATCAAGGAACAATCTTTCcagtgaaaacccaacaagcttgtCAGATTTGACGTATCTAAGCTCCTTGGACTTGTCATACAACAATCTTGTAGGAAGAATTCCGACAGGACGTCAACTTGATACCCTCTACGCCGAGAACCCGTCCATGTACAGCGGCAATAATGGTCTTTGTGGGCCTCCTCTTAAAAAGAATTGCCCAGGCAATAATGCTTTAGAGCATGGTGATCAGCAGAGAAGAGAAAATGGTTATGATCCAGTGGTGTTCTTCTACTTTGGGCTGACGGCTGGCTTTGTGGCGGGACTCTGGATTGTCTTTTGTGCTCTTCTGTTCAAAAGAGCATGGAGGAGTGCTTATTTCGGCCTCTTTGACAAGCTACATGACAATGTGTACGTGTTTATTGTTGTTACTTGGGGCATGATAACCAGTAAGACAACTACAAGTTAA